The following nucleotide sequence is from Diorhabda sublineata isolate icDioSubl1.1 chromosome 11, icDioSubl1.1, whole genome shotgun sequence.
GCTTTAGAAGGTTGTCTATGCGAAAATTTTCCAAGGAACTAAAGGCATTTTAGGATTTTGTTGAGGTATCTCTAGTCTTATTTGAATGTGAATTAGAACAGATCACGTGCTGTTGGGGAAACGCACAAGTTTGCATTTTTTGATAAGTTGCAGTTGATTGTAGCTCTAGAAGGTTGTCTATGCGAAAATTTCCCAAGGAACTAAAGGCATTTTAGGATTTTGTTGAGGTATCTCTAGTCTTATTTGAATGTGAATTAGAACAGATCACGTGCTGTTGGGGAAACGCACAAGTTTGCATACTTTGATAAGTTGCAATTGATTGTAGCTTTAGAAGGTTGTCTATGCGAAAATTTTCCAAGGAACTAAAGGCATTTTAGTATTTTGTTGAGGTATCTCTAGTCTTATTTGAATGTGAATTAGAACAGATCACGTGCTGTTCTCCTCCAATTACATTTCCAAAAAGAAAGGAACCGCACAAGTTCAGCCACGACCCATTTCCCTGCGCGGTCTCTTCCTTGGACAAGTTACagaagttaaaaattttattttattttatttggctTTTGATTCATTTCGAGTGATTGTTGTATATATCACCGTATGATTGTGAACATCGTTTGTTTATAATCACTCTCGCGATATTATAAACTGACGAATAATTGTGAACTGCAACCAACcatttacaattttacatttataattttctcgATAGTTTATAATCTATCAACATCATATCGTCAAATTGTGAACTGTTCGCTGATTGATTGAATGTGCAGTGTTAACCGCCGCTAACTTTGGCGGTCActgaatgtaaacaaacaaatgtTCTTGTGATTTTCAATAAGtgttttataaatgttttaaatagtaGATTCactgttttcatatttaaaGTAACATTTTTAGTATATAAGAAACTTGtgcaatattattatttgtgatTTGTGAagctatatccaattataacAATGTCCGAAATTGAACCAGACCTTCCTCAAAACTCACCAGTTATTGTGGATGAagaacaatttaaatattacaaatctATTACAGAGGGCACAGTGCAAATAGTAAAAAGTTGGAATGGACAAGTGAAAAAATACGAAGGCGCCCAACAAATAAACAATACCATCACgcaaataaatatgatattatgaATGTTGGTAACCAAAaggatttaataataaaaagaaaacagatCTCAGATCCAGTAgtacaaataattcaaacagAAGCATATTACCAAATAATACTCGACGCACATATTGCTACAGGTCATGGACGACGAGACAAAATTGTTCACGCCttgagaaataaatatgtgGTACCAATATTTGCGATAACAATATTTCTTATCCTGTGTAAGACATGTCTTTCAAAGAAAAGCTTTCCTAAAACAGGGATTGTCGGAAAGCCGTTGATTTCTGACGACTTTAATCGAAGAGGTCAGATAGATCTGTGGACTTTCAAACATCTACAGATGGAAAGTAAGTACAAATGGTTACAGCAGTATCAGGATCACTTCacaaaattttgctttttgcTACCATTAAAAAGCAAACAGGCAAAAGAAGTGGCAGTCGAGATTCTTAAGATATTTTTAGAAGTTGGCTGTCCACATATTCTTCAAAGTGATAATGGACGTGAATTTACTGCATGCGTATCAAAAGAAATCATTAGTTTGTGGCCTGCTTGTAAGATTGTCCATGGGAGACCTAGATATCCTCAAAGCCAATGAAGTATAGAACGTTCAAACCAAGAATATGGTGTGTTACATTTGCAATAAAGAAGCTTCTGGAGCACATACATGTATGGAATGCAAACAGGTGGTTCACACAATATGTGGAGTTGTGTCAGAAGAAAATGAGGGTTATGGCTCACAATTGCTATGTAATCTGTGTCTGAATCCACCAATCGGGGCCGGTTCATAATTTGACGGATGATAAAACCGGATATATTATGAACCCTGCATGTTATTTCGCAATTTGACGATTCGACATTGACAGATTGTAAACTATCGAGAAATAATTACGTAAAATTGTAAATGGTTGGTTGCAGTTCACAATTATTCGTCAGTTTATAATATCGCGAGAGTGATTATAAACTAACGATGTTCACAATCATACGGTGACATATATAACGTCAAGGTAAAGAACAAATTTTGGACATAGTCtattttattcatgaaaatagtttatagaatgagaaaaaattgtcttttcaaGTATGTGTATTCtacaaagagataaaaaatgatttactaTTGTCGATACATCattaaaaattactatttttttcatcatcaatATACCAAAATGATTTTATCTTCACGCGCTTTCTAAgcttttaattctaaatttctgACACACTTTATCTTATATAATTCTCTAAATTTCATAGGcgtgattattattattctcattaacggtttttgtacaaattttatctaaattatcGACATATACAATGAATGAATCTACTAAGCGACTTTTTTTTCACTTGTAGACAGTCAATGTAGTGGACCTCTTTCTAGTTCTGCGGACTACTATGGATCCTCGCCTTACAGAGTTCAAAGACACGCTGCCAACATTAGAGAACGAAAAAGGATGCTGAGGTCTGCTATTGGACCCACCGGGTACACCTATCTTAATATGTGATGCATTGCTAGCTGTGTGTACTTATGTTACTGATTGCTCCTATGTTAgtataagttatttttatttgagttttgattattattatctctAGTAATTATATCACCCCCCCCCCCGGAATATCTACCAAGTAGAAAATCCGGCGGATCTATATTGGCGGACTACTGGGACTGTATTCCCCTAAACTTACATTGGATAAAAtgtaaatctcaaaaattaacatTCTGTCGATAACAGAAGATTATGTAGAACTTAATGTTCGGATCTATTTTAAATTCCATTCAATTTATTGTTGGTTGATGGTCGAATAAAAACGGCTAAACATTCAAGACTTAAGAATAGTAGGAAGTGTTCATAAGGTCAAGTTCTTTTGTTGTCGACATGGAAGACTGTAGGATAATGtaagaattttttgattttttaaagcTTATATCAATGAAAACGTAGACGATTGACTAGAAATATCCAAGTTTGGGTTGTCCTACGATTTCCTATGGGGTTGAGACTATCATGGTGAAGATAATATGTTAGATTAGTTACATAGCGTGCAAACCTTAATTTTTCAgcaacaattttcaataatttacacCTACTGTTTCAGTCACTTCTTAAACTTTCGTATCACCAAATATTGTGACCCCCAATGGGAATTGAATCGTTTCAACATTGCTCTCAGCTTCGGCCAATATGGCCGAGGAGATAGAGAGAATGAATTGtgcagatttaaaaaaaaaagcaGAGGCTCAAAGCACTATATCTACAAGATGGGTTCAGATGCAAGAGAGCCTCATAACCTTAGAAAGCTTGAGCGATATCGTTATGTATCGACAAAAGCGTATCTTGTCTTCTGAAGTAAAAGAAAGTGAATTTGTCATCAATTTTCAGAGTTCAGCAGATCTAAGAACAGAGAACTCACTGAATTTCATGTTAAAGTTTGTGGATGAATCTGATCTGAACGATCAGAAGAACCGAATTTGTTTCATACCCCCAGACTCCACGGTTATCCTCCCATTGTTACTTTTCTAGATCCGCCACTGTAGAAGATATATGTATCATTAGTTTTTCTCAAAATCCCCTGAACAATCTCAGGCCACAACTTCAAAAAATCCTCATTTCATTAAACAAATCAATCATAATGGTTGAGCTtggtttttgttattatttagtGCATGCATATTATAATTAGTGGATAAATGTTGTTtggtttattattttaataacttcTGATATTCAATCAGTTGCACCACAACTGTAGtctaacaaattaaaaatgaaattagtcagcaACATTTTCCATACACTAAAACATTCGTAGTCAAATGCCAGTGGCAGTGGCTCAGCGGGTTGTAATAATGGACCAAGTCGCACTGGCGAAGGTTTTTTCATTCCCAAAATCTACCCAATAAATAGATAGTGAATAAATATAACTGCATAGTGGAAGAATGTTGCAAAGcttatatataatatagatttgaaaaataggttttattttgtaacttgagtaatttcattttgttttaagcTATTTTTTCGGCTTCTGACTTCACTGAAGTCCTCCACTAGGTAAAGGTTTCTAATTCATTCTTGCaacttcaatttatattattgttaaacCAGAACAAAGGCTCTGcatcatattgttttttaaatgtcttttaataatttttaactttttttttgtggaaatatcTACTTACAGGAATAATCAGCATAATTCCAATTCATTATGTATTGATTTATCTGCttggtttttctatttttttatatgaaaatgaacAGAAGGCTGAGAGCATGACATTTAAGGACACCCGCGAGTGTTTTGATAAACAATGTTCACTCTATAGCGCTATGTTTGCGAATGGTAGGTGCAatacgagaatggtcccagaagtacctcaCCTGAACTAAAAATGGCGgtagttgattgaaaaataccatgtattagaaagtacataataTATATAGAGTATGTTTCGAATTTCAAGAcgtcacgttgtttagtatttgttttgcaACCAAGACCGTGCGCCCTGCGAAGATCAtcatcgcagtggtcgatcaaataAGGTGACAattccagaaatattgaagaaaatccacaaaacggtactggatgatcgtcgactgaaagtggtAGGCATTTCGAACAGTGTGGTGCATCGCTGAGAATTTGGAGAAATCTGTGCGCCgcgtttgttcacaatggaGTGAAAAAAGCGTCTTGAAGATGTTTTCTACGAGCGTTTGGAattgtttcacagaaataaagccgtttcATAATCATGTATGTAATGTGGGTCCCTAATTTCACACTCGAAACAAAAGagcaaacaaaacaaaacactgaaaaaggagaaccggttccaaagaaggtaCAGACGaccatctgcaggcaagatcatatggcgtcggtttttttggatGTTCgtttcttgaaaaaggaaaaactatccaTGGAGAGTATTATGCGAGCTTATTGATTTGTTTCACTGAAGTAATCAAGCAAAACGTCTGCATTTGGCTAAAAAGAAAGGGTTGTTTCAtcgagacaatgcaccagctcacacatccgttatttcaATGGCCagaatgaattaattaaaatttgaatttctatcTCATGCAATCTACTCGCCAGATTCAGCCTACTCGGATTactttctgttcccagacttaaaAAATGGCTCCAACAATGAAgtacttattgaacatcgctgggaaaagtctGTGGAGCCAATTCGTGGATCGTAATTGTCGGCACGCATAATCAATTGCCTACAATGGATTTCCATTCCTCTTTAGTCGTACATCGATACTAATTTTCATCAACAGCCCGTTCTTACTTCCTTCTGTTTTAACTCTTTAAGTCTCTTAGTTCTTCTTTGGTATTTTCCTTATAAAGtttgtaaaatttattcttaatatttataaactCATCCTCGTTTTAGTTTATTGGACTTTGAGTGACTTTCATAGCCTATTTAGATAAATGTCtttttttagacattttttcattttatactacTTTTCCtccaaaattgttttaatataatttactcCTGCACAAATTCTGTTCATTGAGTTCTTTCTTCTAATACAAATTATAGCTTTAAATTCTTCAATCTCTAACTCAATATCATAAAAGTTGCTAGAATAAGGAAGATtaatttcttatcaaaattttctgaCTGTAAATTAATGATTGACTTTTTTTGGCTTTAAGAACAATATGttctatttcaatttgttttgcAGCAGTATAAACTCTGCGTTCGACGAATTGCGTATGCACGTGCCAACTTTTCCTTACGAGAAACGACTAAGTAAAATCGACACACTTCGACTAGCTATCGCTTATATCGCTTTATTAAGAGAAGTTTTAACAGCTGATTGCGATCCACTAACTTACGTAGAACGATCACTTCGAGGAGAAATTAAAGCTGATAGAGTTAATTGGAATACTAGTGGTGAGtatttgctttaaaaaaaaaaacaggtatatccacaaattaaatttcgttGCCGGCTGTCTTTTCGATTATACGGTAGTAACATGTCTTTTAGCTCGTCGTCATAGTTGACCACCAAGGTGTGAGAAGAGAGAAGAAAGTTGCTAGGGACGAGATCTGGGTTGTATGGAGGATGATCAAATACCTCCTGGACAACTTCCCGTAGGAGTTTTTTTGTCACATTCGCAGTATGACGTCGAGCATTATCGTGGAATAAAAAAACACTTCTTGAGAGTAATCCTAGGCGCTTGTTTTGTATTTCGCGGCACAATTGCGTGCGCAAAACAAGTGCATTGATTATTTGGCCTACATTTTATGTCCTAAGAAACGGTACACATGAGTTTGTGTACCTCTATTCTATTGATTGCCGTTTAGTTTCTGGGGTGTCAAAAGATACCAAAGTTTCATCGCATACAACGATGCgaaaaacaaaatcattaacGTCTTCATTAGAATATTTTAGCTAATTAAAGTTAGCAACAATTTCATTCATTAGTAATCGAGAGATTTGTGAAAACTTCATAGCAAACTTATGGTCAATCACTAACCAAAGACGTGCGTCGTTCTTCATAGTGCAAATGATCACGGCCTGAaccattttctaattattggATCACTCATAGCATATTGTGCGTAaaaaggccgattcataaactttccgtttgccgttaTAGTTCGCAGGTGacgtttgccgtttgacgttcgtaaCAAATTCTACACCCTATTCATAAACTTAGTGTTGCAGCAGTTAACctaaaagttttgttttcatcatattgtgtttttgtttgtagtACGGTGTTTATGTTCGATATTATTGAAAAGAGAAAACCAGCAAAGCCAAAAGACcaccataaacaaacaaacagaaAGAGAAATGACACCATTATCACGGTTTAGCGTGGtacgtcaaaatcacgtgacaaacgcaaACGGATGTGATTGGTTTTATTCTATTGCTACGAAAGATCGAcgggaaaagataaaattcgtttGTTACCAACGGCATACCGATCGGTAAACGGCAATTGTGAATGGtcttatgcatttcaatgtttttaattttgtaatagtaaacGTCAACGGCAACGGTAAAGTCAaatttatgaatcggccttaaACCTTGCAAATTTGTCGACAAATTTCACTTGTTTTAACTTTCTTTGCATTTAAAATCACAAAGAAGACGACGGCAACAGAGATCTGAAAATGGCGTACATTTCATCTACTTGAGGTAGAGTAACTGCTCTTAAATACGAAACTTACATTGTGAATATACCTCGTACATAACCAGGTCGCACGTTTCCTTACAATCTTTATATTTCCTCccagtatttattttatcttttttttttgtttcagatttaACAGCGAGATTATCATGGATCAACTGGGAAAATTTGGGAGTTACTCCAAGTAGACGTAGTGCTTTAACCTCACTAGCACTTACTTCTGACAATAACCAATGAATAAAATGGcttgaatgaaatatattttcataaaaagagggattatcaaaattatacaaTGGTAAAACCCCATTTCAAGTCTATTTACTGGTATATCATTGAGGGGTTAAATAAAAAGTGGTCGCTAGTTTTATAAGggcataaaaaatatttctagtttttttataaataattatttcgatgatttttcgaaatcacagaaatattttctgttccatgttttgaaaacaaatttgttaAAGTTTATAATATAAGAAGTAGAGAAAAACGTGATTATAATtggaaataatgataataacaaaaactagCTAAGGAGATAATATTGCCCTGGAGATGATTTAGTGACTAGGGACAGAGGAAAATAGGAAAGACGACACTTATGTGTAAAACCAAACAATGTGAAAATGTCTTAATAGCTTTAAacaatgttattgaaaaaatggtaAGAGAATATACCAAACCCCAACAAAACTTCTGGGTTCTTTAGGGCCGGTCGAAACTACATCGACGGTTAACATCGGTTCGGTATTACAACGTATTTGCAGCCATCTGTTGGCCAACCGGAGCTTTGTGCCGAAAAATTTGCGTTGGCTGCACTGAGAGTTCAATTTTAACCAATCAAATTCGAGTGAACTGACATTTGCCGAGGAGAGTGTGTCAGTCACAGAACGAGTTTCCACGTTtagtttaaatattatataaatattaccaTCATTACCACTATCGTTATAAAGTAAACTGTTACGTAAAATTTCGAGAGAAGAAGTTCAAGccaaagtaaacaaaaattgaggttagaaagtACCTTTCAACTCTCGGTTGACACTTCAAACTGAACTTTCGTTACAGTTGAACCAACAGTCAACCACCCGTTCGACCCCTGGCTAACTTTTATAATACGTAAATTCGGCTTCAACCAACAGATGCATCTCAACCTATGGTCTTAGGGACTTTATAATACCGACCCTTAGTCAAACAAATACCTACACACGataattgttttgttattaaatgaataatcaGTTTGTAAGAGGAACTACTTTAATAACAGAAGTCGAATTTTCTCGTAAAAAATAGTGCTAAATGCAAATtactttttcgaattttaaaattgatttttcaaacaCACGAATAtgttaaaagtgaaaaattagaATGTAACTA
It contains:
- the LOC130450527 gene encoding helix-loop-helix protein 13 isoform X5, which translates into the protein MTNRVHQLPDSSSSPPSAGDISEDEVSDLPSCVFASRPSSNSGLQHHYLTSLHHNSDSQCSGPLSSSADYYGSSPYRVQRHAANIRERKRMLSSINSAFDELRMHVPTFPYEKRLSKIDTLRLAIAYIALLREVLTADCDPLTYVERSLRGEIKADRVNWNTSDLTARLSWINWENLGVTPSRRSALTSLALTSDNNQ
- the LOC130450527 gene encoding helix-loop-helix protein 13 isoform X4, producing the protein MTNRVHQLPDSSSSPPSLQFGYSAGDISEDEVSDLPSCVFASRPSSNSGLQHHYLTSLHHNSDSQCSGPLSSSADYYGSSPYRVQRHAANIRERKRMLSINSAFDELRMHVPTFPYEKRLSKIDTLRLAIAYIALLREVLTADCDPLTYVERSLRGEIKADRVNWNTSDLTARLSWINWENLGVTPSRRSALTSLALTSDNNQ
- the LOC130450527 gene encoding helix-loop-helix protein 13 isoform X3, translated to MTNRVHQLPDSSSSPPSLQFGYSAGDISEDEVSDLPSCVFASRPSSNSGLQHHYLTSLHHNSDSQCSGPLSSSADYYGSSPYRVQRHAANIRERKRMLSSINSAFDELRMHVPTFPYEKRLSKIDTLRLAIAYIALLREVLTADCDPLTYVERSLRGEIKADRVNWNTSDLTARLSWINWENLGVTPSRRSALTSLALTSDNNQ
- the LOC130450527 gene encoding helix-loop-helix protein 13 isoform X2; translation: MTNRVHQLPDSSSSPPSAGDISEDEVSDLPSCVFASRPSSNSGLQHHYLTSLHHNSDSQCSGPLSSSADYYGSSPYRVQRHAANIRERKRMLRSAIGPTGSINSAFDELRMHVPTFPYEKRLSKIDTLRLAIAYIALLREVLTADCDPLTYVERSLRGEIKADRVNWNTSDLTARLSWINWENLGVTPSRRSALTSLALTSDNNQ
- the LOC130450527 gene encoding helix-loop-helix protein 13 isoform X1, with amino-acid sequence MTNRVHQLPDSSSSPPSLQFGYSAGDISEDEVSDLPSCVFASRPSSNSGLQHHYLTSLHHNSDSQCSGPLSSSADYYGSSPYRVQRHAANIRERKRMLRSAIGPTGSINSAFDELRMHVPTFPYEKRLSKIDTLRLAIAYIALLREVLTADCDPLTYVERSLRGEIKADRVNWNTSDLTARLSWINWENLGVTPSRRSALTSLALTSDNNQ
- the LOC130450527 gene encoding helix-loop-helix protein 13 isoform X6, whose translation is MTNRVHQLPDSSSSPPSAGDISEDEVSDLPSCVFASRPSSNSGLQHHYLTSLHHNSDSQCSGPLSSSADYYGSSPYRVQRHAANIRERKRMLSINSAFDELRMHVPTFPYEKRLSKIDTLRLAIAYIALLREVLTADCDPLTYVERSLRGEIKADRVNWNTSDLTARLSWINWENLGVTPSRRSALTSLALTSDNNQ